In one window of Constrictibacter sp. MBR-5 DNA:
- a CDS encoding acylneuraminate cytidylyltransferase family protein — MLKGRPLTAIIPVRGGSKGIPGKNMYMLGGMSLLERTIRLALGCPRIDRTLVSTDAPEMHAVAERFGVAAPGLRPAHLATASAGSADVVAQLVESAGIPAGWILLLQVTTPLRTRGDLEGLLDTCERTDPVAAMVSLCPYEGPHPQKMQVIADGRVASYLGGESGRPRQELPDLYALNGAFYLIDRDLLLRDRKFIPAGTVPFVMPAERSANLDTPLDLQILEAMLETGRWRLEDEET, encoded by the coding sequence GTGCTCAAGGGACGGCCGCTGACGGCGATCATACCGGTGCGCGGGGGATCGAAGGGCATCCCCGGCAAGAACATGTACATGTTGGGTGGGATGAGTCTGCTGGAGCGGACGATCCGCCTGGCGCTCGGCTGCCCGCGGATCGACCGGACGCTGGTCTCGACCGACGCGCCGGAGATGCATGCCGTCGCCGAGCGCTTCGGCGTGGCGGCACCCGGGCTCCGGCCGGCGCATCTCGCGACCGCCTCGGCCGGCTCCGCCGACGTGGTGGCGCAACTCGTGGAGAGCGCCGGCATTCCTGCGGGCTGGATCCTGCTGCTGCAGGTGACCACGCCGCTGCGCACGCGCGGCGACCTCGAGGGGCTGCTCGACACGTGCGAGCGGACCGACCCCGTCGCGGCCATGGTCAGCCTCTGCCCCTACGAGGGGCCGCATCCGCAGAAAATGCAGGTGATCGCCGATGGGCGCGTCGCATCCTATCTCGGCGGCGAGTCCGGTCGGCCGCGGCAGGAACTGCCGGACCTCTACGCGCTCAACGGTGCCTTCTACCTGATCGATCGCGACCTGCTGCTCCGCGACCGCAAGTTCATCCCGGCCGGAACGGTGCCGTTCGTGATGCCGGCGGAGCGCAGCGCCAATCTGGATACGCCGCTCGACCTGCAGATTCTTGAGGCGATGCTCGAGACGGGACGCTGGCGGCTGGAGGACGAAGAGACCTGA
- a CDS encoding class I SAM-dependent methyltransferase, which yields MVAAEASRGVSHGAGPRHDDRASEKVPACDLCGSADAVEVAAATPENCRTMLCRRCGLMYASPRFSVDVLSTFYDDEFRGDAGAFARAGAAGVARAKTEKEERVAREWAVPLVTRHLDPRGKRILDLRCRTGALSQALAERGADMWAVDPFRPNLDLAAARGLERLYEIPVTGFDDLAAFEDGSFDAVVALSIHVLAHVRSPMAFLERVHALLKPGGLLIIDEKDVLEPHRQSGPSVFTSGPVHNFHLTMDTFDAYFRGAGFEIVHSGLDGARSTAFRHMVGVARRPLAGAAAAAARPPWTGRTIEQRLRRVERMMPLRRLGSMVRASGKRLRKLLAA from the coding sequence ATGGTTGCTGCGGAGGCCAGTCGCGGAGTCAGTCATGGTGCCGGTCCCCGGCACGACGACAGGGCCAGTGAAAAGGTCCCGGCCTGCGACCTGTGCGGATCCGCCGACGCCGTGGAAGTGGCGGCGGCGACGCCGGAGAATTGCCGGACCATGCTCTGCCGCCGCTGCGGCCTGATGTACGCCTCGCCGCGCTTCTCCGTCGACGTCCTCTCGACCTTCTACGACGACGAATTCCGCGGCGATGCCGGCGCCTTCGCGCGGGCCGGTGCTGCGGGCGTCGCGCGGGCCAAGACGGAAAAGGAGGAGCGGGTCGCGCGGGAATGGGCGGTGCCCCTGGTGACGCGCCATCTCGACCCGCGCGGCAAGCGGATCCTCGACCTGCGCTGCCGCACCGGCGCACTGTCCCAGGCGCTCGCCGAACGGGGCGCCGACATGTGGGCGGTCGACCCCTTCCGGCCCAACCTGGACCTCGCCGCCGCGCGTGGCCTGGAGCGGCTGTACGAGATCCCGGTCACCGGCTTCGACGATCTCGCAGCGTTCGAGGACGGCAGCTTCGACGCGGTCGTGGCACTCAGCATCCATGTGCTGGCGCATGTGCGTTCGCCGATGGCCTTCCTCGAGCGGGTGCATGCCCTGCTGAAGCCGGGCGGCCTGCTGATCATCGACGAGAAGGACGTGCTGGAGCCGCACCGGCAGTCGGGTCCCTCGGTGTTCACCTCGGGTCCCGTGCACAACTTCCATTTGACGATGGACACCTTCGACGCCTACTTCCGTGGCGCCGGCTTCGAGATCGTCCACAGCGGCCTGGACGGCGCCCGCTCGACGGCGTTCCGGCACATGGTCGGCGTCGCGCGCCGCCCTCTGGCGGGGGCCGCGGCAGCTGCGGCCCGGCCGCCGTGGACGGGCCGCACGATCGAGCAGCGGCTACGCCGCGTCGAGCGGATGATGCCGCTCCGGCGTCTGGGGTCTATGGTGCGCGCTTCCGGCAAGCGGCTGCGGAAGCTCCTCGCCGCGTGA
- a CDS encoding ABC transporter ATP-binding protein, with translation MKSVFRIFFSIYASKQFRIIGCLALAALVEAVGLATLLPVLNTIGGGGESKAGAVLNDVFARIGLHPDMLTLTLIIVILMILKAGLSVLAMSYVGYAVADLATKLRLELVARLIRARWSYFVGQPVGRISNIAGLEVTRSAEAYLMSAQAITLMIQAAGYTVVALFISWPIALVAIGGGGAMTLLLQRFVRKTRRAGRRQTQRTSELVIQLNDALVGIKPLKAMARHAQVIRFLEGKIAELRRALRQQTLSKQMTKYIQEPLLVIFLAVGLYVTTTFWGIPLSELLVMGLLIERTISSVGKVQQEVQKAAAVESAFWSVHRLVEEAGAEAETHIGTRGPTLTKGCSFRHVHFSFGDTKVLNDVSIDIPAASVTVITGGSGAGKTTMTDLLLALHAPDGGEILIDGAPLGEIDVAQWRSMVGYVPQELILFNDSIAANVTLGDPTLSEERVVDALTAAGALDFVEKLPDGIHTQVGERGSRLSGGQRQRIAIARALVHEPKLLILDEVTSALDPETEASICRNIRALTARGITALAITHREAWLAAADRVYHLEEGVAERLRVDQPAA, from the coding sequence GTGAAAAGCGTCTTCCGCATCTTCTTCAGTATCTACGCCAGCAAGCAGTTCAGGATCATCGGCTGCTTGGCCCTTGCAGCGCTGGTCGAGGCCGTCGGCTTGGCAACACTGCTACCCGTCCTCAATACCATAGGCGGCGGCGGCGAGAGCAAAGCGGGCGCGGTCCTGAACGACGTCTTCGCGCGGATCGGCCTGCATCCCGACATGCTGACGCTCACCCTGATCATCGTGATCCTGATGATCCTGAAGGCCGGGCTCAGCGTCCTAGCCATGAGTTACGTCGGCTATGCCGTCGCCGACCTCGCGACGAAGCTGCGGCTGGAACTGGTGGCGCGCCTGATCCGGGCGCGCTGGTCCTATTTCGTCGGGCAGCCCGTCGGGCGGATTTCCAACATCGCCGGGCTGGAGGTGACGCGATCGGCGGAAGCGTACCTGATGTCGGCACAAGCCATCACGCTGATGATACAGGCGGCCGGCTATACCGTGGTCGCCCTGTTCATCTCCTGGCCGATCGCCCTGGTCGCCATCGGCGGCGGCGGCGCGATGACCCTGCTGCTGCAGAGGTTCGTGCGCAAGACGCGCCGGGCGGGGCGCCGCCAGACCCAGCGAACGAGCGAACTCGTCATTCAGCTCAACGATGCCCTGGTCGGTATCAAGCCGCTGAAAGCGATGGCCCGTCACGCCCAGGTCATCCGCTTCCTGGAAGGCAAGATTGCCGAACTGCGGCGCGCGCTGCGCCAGCAGACGCTGTCGAAACAGATGACCAAGTACATTCAGGAGCCTTTACTGGTCATTTTCCTCGCGGTCGGCCTCTATGTAACGACGACCTTCTGGGGCATCCCGCTGTCGGAACTGCTGGTGATGGGCCTGCTGATCGAGCGGACGATAAGCAGCGTCGGTAAGGTGCAGCAGGAGGTGCAGAAGGCCGCGGCCGTCGAAAGTGCCTTCTGGTCGGTACACCGACTGGTGGAGGAAGCCGGCGCCGAAGCGGAAACTCACATCGGCACGCGGGGCCCCACGCTGACGAAAGGTTGCTCGTTCCGTCACGTCCACTTCTCGTTCGGCGACACCAAGGTGCTGAATGACGTTTCGATCGATATTCCCGCGGCGAGCGTCACGGTCATCACCGGCGGCTCCGGTGCGGGCAAGACCACGATGACCGACCTGTTGCTGGCACTGCACGCCCCGGACGGCGGCGAGATCCTGATCGACGGCGCGCCCCTCGGCGAGATCGACGTGGCGCAGTGGCGCAGCATGGTGGGCTACGTCCCGCAGGAACTCATCCTGTTCAACGATTCGATCGCCGCGAACGTGACCCTCGGTGACCCGACCCTGTCGGAGGAACGCGTAGTCGACGCCCTCACTGCGGCGGGCGCCCTCGATTTCGTCGAGAAGCTGCCCGACGGCATCCATACCCAGGTCGGCGAACGCGGCTCCCGGCTGTCGGGCGGGCAGCGTCAGCGGATCGCGATCGCGCGGGCACTGGTGCACGAGCCGAAGCTGCTGATCCTGGACGAGGTGACGAGCGCGCTCGACCCGGAGACCGAGGCGAGCATCTGCCGCAACATCCGCGCCCTCACTGCCCGCGGCATCACGGCGCTCGCGATCACCCACCGCGAGGCGTGGCTGGCCGCGGCCGATCGGGTCTATCACCTGGAGGAAGGCGTGGCCGAGCGGCTCCGGGTGGACCAGCCGGCCGCTTAG
- a CDS encoding uracil-DNA glycosylase, with product MTRAAPPTAVAPGTLPDRDCPLCPRLVAFREELRRSCGPDWHNAPVPPFGSTDARLLVVGLAPGLKGANRTGRPFTGDYAGDLLYPTLVRFGLARGTFDRRADDGLELVGCRITNAVRCLPPANKPTGGEIATCRAFLRAEIAALPALRVILALGRVAHETVLTTLGARLKDHPFRHGAEHMLPAGLVLADSYHCSRYNTNTGRLTEAMFHDVLRAVAKRMGADPA from the coding sequence TTGACGCGTGCGGCCCCGCCGACGGCCGTCGCGCCCGGCACGCTGCCGGACCGCGACTGTCCGCTGTGTCCGCGACTGGTCGCCTTCCGCGAGGAGTTGCGGCGGTCGTGCGGGCCCGACTGGCACAACGCGCCGGTGCCGCCGTTCGGCTCGACCGATGCGCGGCTGCTCGTCGTCGGGCTGGCGCCTGGCCTGAAGGGCGCCAACCGGACGGGGCGCCCCTTCACCGGCGACTATGCCGGCGACCTGCTCTATCCGACGCTCGTCCGCTTCGGCCTGGCGCGCGGGACGTTCGACCGGCGCGCCGACGACGGGCTGGAACTGGTCGGCTGCCGCATCACCAATGCCGTGCGCTGCCTGCCGCCGGCGAACAAGCCGACGGGCGGCGAGATCGCGACCTGCCGCGCCTTCCTGCGGGCGGAGATCGCGGCGCTGCCGGCACTGCGCGTGATCCTGGCCCTCGGACGAGTGGCGCATGAGACTGTGCTGACGACGCTGGGTGCGCGGCTGAAGGACCATCCCTTCCGGCACGGCGCGGAGCACATGCTGCCGGCCGGGCTGGTGCTCGCCGACAGCTATCACTGCTCGCGCTACAACACGAACACCGGCCGGCTGACCGAGGCGATGTTCCACGACGTGCTGCGGGCGGTCGCGAAACGGATGGGTGCCGACCCCGCCTAA
- a CDS encoding TetR/AcrR family transcriptional regulator — protein MGPLDDDHSDRPVRGEAKTRERILDAAERLFAEHGIDGVSIARITAEAGQRNASALQYHFGTKTDLIREIFARRMAVVNARRLELIAGVDTLPRAEALRRIAEALVLPFAEQVDGGPDGKAYVRFTAQVYATPGLRMWEIVRGRHDEGIRRIAALVPWLLAEIPRAVLRERLALTTTLIIHSLAERERMLAADPGPEARAALAMTTATLIEMIAGSLALPASDQVVAVADLS, from the coding sequence ATGGGGCCTCTGGACGACGACCACTCCGATCGCCCGGTGCGCGGCGAGGCGAAGACCCGCGAGCGCATTCTCGATGCCGCGGAGCGCCTGTTCGCCGAGCACGGCATAGACGGCGTCTCGATCGCGCGGATCACCGCGGAAGCGGGGCAGCGCAACGCGTCGGCGCTGCAGTATCATTTCGGCACGAAGACCGACCTGATCCGGGAGATCTTCGCGCGCCGCATGGCGGTGGTGAATGCGCGGCGCCTGGAACTCATCGCCGGCGTCGACACCCTGCCGCGGGCGGAAGCGCTGCGCCGCATCGCCGAGGCGCTGGTGCTGCCGTTCGCCGAGCAGGTGGACGGTGGGCCGGACGGCAAGGCCTATGTCCGGTTCACCGCACAGGTCTATGCGACGCCGGGGCTGCGCATGTGGGAAATCGTGCGCGGCCGCCACGACGAGGGCATCCGGCGCATCGCCGCGCTGGTACCGTGGCTGCTGGCCGAGATTCCGCGCGCCGTGCTGCGCGAGCGGCTGGCGCTGACGACGACGCTGATCATCCATTCGCTCGCCGAGCGCGAGCGGATGCTGGCCGCCGATCCGGGCCCGGAGGCGCGTGCCGCACTCGCCATGACCACAGCCACGCTGATCGAGATGATCGCCGGATCGCTGGCGTTGCCCGCCTCCGATCAGGTCGTCGCCGTGGCGGACCTGTCTTGA
- a CDS encoding TauD/TfdA family dioxygenase, with translation MATAPADNFTPPRPFVEGPSAWTGAEMRKTDAWIYRLSDAQIAELEAAMRATQAKGLDIAAIGRDQFPLPTLGSELLKIEDEIVNGRGFVLIRGIPVERYSVAEAATIYYGLGSWLGNARSQNAKGHVLGHVRDLGLSAEKDPNVRIYQTTERQTYHTDSCDIVGLLCLKTAKSGGFSSIVSSMTIYNVMAAKRPDLAARLMQPFATDRRGEVPAGKKPYFEIPVFNDYAGNLSVIYARRYIDSAQRFPDARRLTAEDVEALDYFDSLANDSELRLDMEFKPGDMQFLHNHTLLHDRTAYVDWDEPEKKRHLLRLWLAAPNGRELPPVYAERYGTVTIGDRGGIICDETRLHAPLDPV, from the coding sequence ATGGCTACGGCACCCGCCGACAATTTCACACCGCCCCGCCCCTTCGTCGAAGGGCCGTCGGCCTGGACCGGTGCCGAGATGCGCAAGACCGACGCGTGGATATACCGCCTGTCGGACGCCCAGATCGCCGAACTCGAGGCCGCGATGCGCGCGACCCAGGCGAAGGGCCTGGATATCGCCGCCATCGGACGCGACCAGTTCCCGCTTCCGACACTCGGATCCGAACTTCTGAAGATCGAAGACGAGATCGTCAACGGTCGCGGCTTCGTTCTCATCCGCGGCATCCCGGTGGAGCGCTACTCGGTCGCCGAGGCGGCGACCATCTATTACGGCCTAGGCAGTTGGCTCGGCAACGCGCGGTCGCAGAATGCCAAGGGGCACGTCCTCGGCCATGTGCGCGATCTTGGCCTGTCGGCGGAGAAGGACCCCAACGTCCGCATCTACCAGACGACCGAGCGCCAGACCTATCACACGGACTCCTGCGACATCGTCGGCCTGCTCTGCCTGAAGACGGCGAAATCCGGCGGCTTCAGCAGCATCGTCAGCTCGATGACCATCTACAACGTCATGGCGGCGAAGCGCCCGGATCTCGCGGCGCGGCTGATGCAGCCCTTCGCCACCGACCGGCGCGGCGAGGTGCCCGCGGGCAAGAAGCCCTATTTCGAGATCCCGGTGTTCAACGACTATGCGGGCAATCTCTCGGTGATCTACGCCCGCCGCTACATCGACTCGGCCCAGCGGTTCCCCGATGCGCGCCGGCTGACGGCGGAAGACGTCGAGGCGCTCGATTATTTCGACAGTCTCGCCAACGATTCCGAGCTGCGCCTCGACATGGAGTTCAAGCCGGGCGACATGCAGTTCCTGCACAATCACACCCTGCTGCACGACCGCACGGCCTATGTCGACTGGGACGAGCCGGAGAAGAAGCGCCACCTGCTGCGCCTGTGGCTGGCCGCGCCGAACGGCCGCGAACTGCCGCCGGTCTATGCCGAGCGGTACGGGACGGTGACTATCGGCGACCGCGGCGGGATCATCTGCGACGAAACCCGCCTGCACGCACCGCTGGATCCGGTCTGA
- a CDS encoding type II secretion system F family protein — translation MMGLSTETMILFATGISTMLVFLVVAMMFRRDPMDARIKSVAAQRGARRSTTRNAGTRESMAQFMRKTVEKFDLLRSNQAKQIAERLAQAGWRRSDATIVYLFCKIVLPLGVAATSVFAVYGLNMFNLSATMKLLAVIGTALAGSYAPELFIRNAVTRRATEVRRNLPDALDLMVVCTEAGLSLDAAMERVAREIAGNSLAMADEIGHTVIELRFLPERRKALEHLAQRTAAVPGVQALVNTLIQTERFGTPLAQSLRVLAAELRTQRMVKAEEKAARLPAIMTVPLIVFILPALFLVLLSPAILDLIDMFSKM, via the coding sequence ATGATGGGGCTCTCGACCGAGACGATGATCCTGTTCGCGACCGGGATCTCGACGATGCTCGTCTTCCTGGTCGTCGCCATGATGTTCCGCCGCGATCCGATGGACGCGCGGATCAAGTCGGTTGCAGCGCAGCGCGGCGCCCGGCGCTCGACCACGCGCAACGCCGGTACCCGCGAATCCATGGCGCAGTTCATGCGCAAGACCGTGGAGAAGTTCGATCTTCTCCGCAGCAACCAGGCAAAGCAGATCGCCGAGCGGCTGGCGCAGGCGGGCTGGCGCCGGTCGGACGCAACCATCGTCTATCTGTTCTGCAAGATCGTCCTGCCGCTCGGGGTCGCGGCGACCTCGGTCTTCGCAGTCTACGGCCTGAACATGTTCAATCTTTCGGCGACGATGAAGCTGCTCGCGGTGATCGGGACGGCGCTCGCCGGCAGCTATGCACCGGAGCTCTTCATCCGCAACGCCGTCACCCGGCGCGCCACCGAGGTGCGCCGGAACCTGCCCGACGCGCTCGACCTGATGGTCGTCTGCACCGAGGCCGGCCTGTCGCTGGACGCGGCGATGGAGCGCGTCGCACGCGAGATCGCCGGCAACTCGCTGGCCATGGCCGACGAGATCGGCCACACCGTCATCGAACTGCGCTTCCTGCCGGAGCGCCGCAAGGCGCTGGAGCATCTGGCGCAGCGCACCGCCGCCGTTCCCGGCGTGCAGGCGCTGGTGAACACGCTGATCCAGACGGAGCGGTTCGGCACGCCGCTGGCCCAGTCGCTGCGCGTGCTCGCCGCCGAACTGCGCACCCAGCGCATGGTCAAGGCGGAGGAGAAGGCGGCACGGCTGCCGGCGATCATGACGGTGCCGCTGATCGTCTTCATCCTCCCGGCGCTGTTCCTGGTCCTGCTCAGCCCGGCGATCCTCGACCTGATCGACATGTTCTCGAAGATGTGA
- a CDS encoding type II secretion system F family protein: MPALAAVDPIAVAIFCGVFATFVALLVATAGNDKTAAKRKARLERVAIRSTSYGDSDLAATIQRRDRLNRQQRMEGLFGRGMARQAALTGRLRRSGSRLGIGGYILLNLVLGGIAFGGAVLIAGLGLPVAAIIGVGLGLLLPHLWLGMMINRRTNKFLTQFPEAIDQIVRGVRSGLPVGEAMKSIATELADPVAGEFQAVVDQVRLGQNMDEALWSVAARLQIPEFNFLVISMGVQRETGGNLAETLENLSDIIRRRHQMQQKVRAMASEARASAWIVGALPVLLFGAMMLLNPDYASALFTDPRGKMLLGAAICTEALGIFVMSRMAKFQI; the protein is encoded by the coding sequence ATGCCTGCCCTCGCAGCGGTAGATCCGATCGCCGTCGCCATCTTCTGCGGCGTCTTCGCCACTTTCGTCGCATTGCTGGTCGCGACCGCCGGCAACGACAAGACGGCGGCGAAGCGGAAGGCGCGGCTGGAGCGGGTGGCCATCCGGTCGACCAGCTACGGCGACTCCGACCTGGCGGCGACGATCCAGCGGCGCGACCGCCTGAACCGCCAGCAGCGGATGGAGGGGCTGTTCGGCCGCGGCATGGCGCGGCAGGCGGCGCTGACCGGCCGGCTGCGTCGTTCGGGTAGCCGGTTAGGGATCGGCGGCTACATCCTGCTGAACCTGGTGCTCGGCGGGATCGCGTTCGGCGGTGCGGTCCTGATCGCCGGGCTCGGCCTGCCGGTCGCGGCGATCATCGGCGTCGGGCTGGGCCTGCTGCTGCCGCACCTGTGGCTCGGCATGATGATCAACCGGCGCACCAACAAGTTCCTGACCCAGTTCCCCGAGGCGATCGACCAGATCGTGCGCGGCGTCCGCTCCGGTCTGCCGGTCGGCGAGGCGATGAAGTCGATCGCGACGGAACTGGCCGACCCGGTGGCGGGCGAGTTCCAGGCGGTGGTCGATCAGGTGCGGCTCGGCCAGAACATGGACGAGGCGCTGTGGTCGGTCGCGGCCCGCCTGCAGATCCCGGAGTTCAATTTTCTCGTCATCAGCATGGGTGTACAGCGCGAGACGGGCGGCAACCTGGCGGAGACGCTGGAGAACCTGTCCGACATCATCCGCCGGCGCCACCAGATGCAGCAGAAGGTCCGCGCCATGGCGTCCGAGGCGCGTGCCAGCGCCTGGATCGTCGGCGCGCTGCCGGTGCTGCTGTTCGGCGCGATGATGCTGCTGAATCCCGACTATGCGTCGGCGCTCTTCACGGACCCGCGCGGCAAGATGCTGCTGGGGGCGGCGATCTGCACCGAGGCGCTCGGCATCTTCGTGATGTCGCGCATGGCCAAGTTCCAGATCTAG